The following are encoded together in the Zingiber officinale cultivar Zhangliang chromosome 8A, Zo_v1.1, whole genome shotgun sequence genome:
- the LOC122009627 gene encoding putative E3 ubiquitin-protein ligase LIN isoform X3 has translation MMAPTPAAVLRHTTAFLDEALSNADLRHRILSSARWTIPSASPASVRALSLLSDALDSSSPTASSAADKILLSVSGRNPLSAVLLALAHALRGRAAAAALALLDLFSLDPSLARHDVAPAVFEALFLPHLLPALRWFADQRSRILSSASLRRGSPKDEEDEERSVESAAAMSLLSQMSGGQAGRLKELERRYEDVIDANCRVYAEYLKGLVQTGGGGRRQPSAPPQLVLTSTDDEEAGSDGTVEQEKVETSEAIGFRDGRYNPIWAEADPSVEFFSRQNSRLQTNNTRVPPAYPQRVSPEFFAGPPFRDYRTAEVKWGPDNGPTYLSEDNLECSSSEIDLDVEERKTNRKVLETNSQQLQRHAQGSAERICNPSMQMTDSSNTFSVSKQIPPKEFVCPITSNLFDDPVTLETGQTYERRAIQEWLDRGNSTCPITRQKLQSTQLPKTNYVLKRLIASWLEENPYSTPSRLEDSPGENFRDSSMSQSPSSPPSAVTQPSNIDVSSTDIRLAISCLCTSEFLDESEKAVLQIETFWRNASLETEITAVLSKPAVINGFVEILFNSVDPNVLKVTIFLLSELASRDKFVIQTLNRVDSDVKCMIALFKKGLIEAIVLIFLLNPLLETLIEMDIANAILMAIAKKDDELIKMCMSPMTASILILWKILQEGNSGLSNIVRSIISDRVLDRILLSLEAEMVEERIAATGIVLKCMGEDGRSRKLIAERVQLAPVLESFAIVNDMERFQIICFLFELTKLSRRLSNEKVLQAIKGGGAFSMMHSLLIYLQTTPMEQSPVVAGLLLQLDLLVEPRKMSIYREEAVDTLITCLKNVDFPSIQLRTAETILALLGRFSSSGRPLARALLLKHAGIRKGYRALMETEQTGQAPEGSEHNLEEEKAAEAWERKMAFALVSHEFGLLFEALSDGLKSRNLELSSSCLVLATWLSYMLSLLPDTGVRGAARVCLMKQFITILKSARHTDEKALSMLALRSFMHDQEGLFNLTLYIKDILKTLRELKKSSILAYEMLKLLSDGHDSSIKDMWVYKELMQVDCSTNGEVVSVICFKNMIFSGHLDGMIKVWKGDENLLSLLQETHEHSKAVTTLAILKPSDKLYSGALDKTIRAWAILDGKIHCTEFFDMKDSVRNLSVTNTFACFTPQNSGLKVLSWNGGSKTFNSGKNVKSLVLVQGKLYCGCNDSSIQEIDLATETSVTIHPGKKKLLGKETPIYAVQVRDGLIFSAGMFVDGVAVKIWSTSDYSLVGSIQSSIEVRAMAISKELIYLGSKTGTLEIWSKEKHTAVGALQIGTNCRVQCIDVDEEGEMLVIGTSDGRLQVWGLT, from the exons ATGATGGCCCCGACTCCAGCAGCCGTTCTCCGCCACACCACCGCCTTCCTCGACGAAGCCCTTTCCAACGCTGATCTTCGTCACCGCATCCTCTCATCCGCGCGCTGGACCATCCCCTCCGCCTCACCCGCCTCCGTCCGAGCCCTCTCCCTCCTCTCCGACGCTCTCGACTCCTCCTCTCCCACCGCCTCCTCCGCCGCGGACAAGATCCTACTCTCCGTTTCCGGAAGAAACCCACTCTCCGCCGTCCTCCTTGCCCTCGCGCACGCCCTCCGTGGCCGAGCCGCCGCGGCCGCCCTCGCCCTCCTCGATCTCTTCTCCCTCGATCCATCCCTAGCCCGCCACGACGTCGCACCGGCGGTCTTTGAGGCGCTCTTCCTCCCGCACCTCCTTCCGGCGCTCCGCTGGTTCGCGGACCAGCGGTCGCGCATCCTCTCTTCTGCCTCCCTTCGGCGGGGAAGCCCGAAGGATGAAGAGGACGAGGAGCGGTCGGTGGAGTCGGCGGCCGCGATGAGCCTACTGTCGCAGATGAGTGGGGGGCAAGCGGGGAGGTTGAAAGAGTTAGAGAGGCGGTATGAGGACGTTATTGATGCAAATTGCAGGGTTTATGCAGAGTACCTGAAGGGGCTGGTTCAGACGGGTGGCGGAGGACGACGTCAGCCCTCAGCACCACCGCAGTTGGTTTTGACGAGTACTGACGATGAGGAAGCGGGATCTGATGGGACGGTGGAGCAGGAGAAGGTAGAAACGAGCGAAGCTATCGGATTCAGGGACGGACGGTATAAT CCAATTTGGGCAGAAGCAGATCCTTCTGTTGAATTCTTTAGCAGGCAAAATAGCCGACTCCAAACGAACAATACAAGAGTTCCACCTGCATATCCTCAAAGGGTGTCTCCAGAATTCTTTGCCGGGCCACCATTTAGAGATTACAGAACTGCTGAAGTTAAGTGGGGCCCGGATAATGGACCTACTTATTTATCTGAAGACAATTTGGAGTGCTCTTCTTCTGAGATCGATCTTGATGTAGAG GAAAGGAAAACAAACAGAAAAGTGTTAGAAACAAATAGCCAACAGCTTCAGAGGCATGCACAAGGCTCTGCAGAACGGATATG TAACCCGAGTATGCAAATGACTGATTCTAGTAACACCTTTTCCGTGAGTAAACAAATTCCTCCCAAGGAATTTGTCTGCCCAATAACAAGCAATCTGTTTGATGATCCTGTGACACTTGAGACTGGCCAGACCTATGAGCGCAGAGCGATCCAAGAATGGCTTGACCGTGGAAACTCAACATGCCCCATCACACGGCAAAAACTCCAGAGTACTCAATTGCCCAAAACCAACTATGTCCTAAAACGACTTATAGCTAGCTGGCTGGAAGAGAATCCATATTCTACTCCTAGTAGGTTGGAGGATTCTCCTGGTGAGAATTTTAGAGATTCGAGTATGTCACAAAGCCCATCTTCACCACCGAGTGCTGTAACCCAACCTTCAAATATTGACGTCTCTTCTACTGATATTCGTCTTGCAATATCATGCCTCTGCACATCTGAATTTCTTGATGAATCAGAGAAGGCTGTTCTCCAGATTGAAACGTTCTGGAGGAATGCTAGCTTAGAAACTGAGATAACAGCAGTTCTCTCAAAACCGGCAGTTATAAATGGTTTCGTTGAAATCTTGTTCAATTCTGTTGACCCGAATGTACTGAAAGTGACAATTTTTCTGCTATCCGAGCTGGCTTCAAGAGATAAATTTGTTATTCAAACACTTAACAGGGTTGACTCTGATGTGAAATGCATGATTGCACTATTCAAGAAGGGTTTGATAGAGGCAATAGTTTTGATATTTCTGTTAAATCCTCTATTGGAAACCCTTATTGAGATGGATATTGCTAATGCTATTCTAATGGCTATTGCAAAGAAAGATGATGAATTAATCAAGATGTGTATGAGCCCCATGACCGCTTCAATTCTTATCTTATGGAAAATCTTACAAGAAGGTAATAGTGGTTTATCCAACATTGTTCGCTCAATTATATCAGATAGAGTACTTGACAGAATATTGCTGAGCTTGGAAGCCGAGATGGTGGAGGAAAGGATTGCAGCAACTGGGATTGTGCTAAAATGCATGGGAGAGGATGGGCGTTCCAGGAAACTAATTGCTGAGAGAGTACAACTTGCACCAGTTCTGGAAAGCTTTGCCATTGTGAATGATATGGAGCGCTTTCAGATTATTTGCTTTCTTTTCGAGTTAACTAAGCTCAGCAG GAGATTGTCCAACGAGAAGGTTCTTCAAGCTATAAAAGGTGGAGGTGCTTTTAGTATGATGCATTCACTCCTCATCTACCTTCAAACTACGCCAATGGAACAATCCCCTGTTGTTGCTGGTCTTCTTCTCCAGCTAGATCTTCTG GTGGAGCCAAGAAAGATGAGTATATACCGTGAAGAAGCTGTAGACACACTTATCACGTGCCTCAAAAATGTGGATTTTCCTAGCATTCAACTGAGAACTGCTGAGACAATCTTAGCTCTCTTAGGAAGATTTTCATCCTCTGGAAGGCCTCTTGCTCGAGCTCTTCTTTTAAAGCATGCTGGAATAAGAAAAGGCTACCGAGCACTAATGGAAACTGAGCAGACTGGCCAAGCTCCTGAAGGATCTGAGCACAATCTG GAAGAGGAAAAGGCTGCTGAAGCTTGGGAAAGGAAAATGGCCTTTGCTTTAGTGAGTCATGAATTTGGGCTTCTCTTTGAAGCTTTATCTGATGGTTTGAAGAGCAGAAATCTTGAGCTGTCCTCTTCTTGTCTTGTCTTGGCAACCTGGCTTAGTTATATGCTCTCCCTACTCCCTGATACTGGGGTAAGAGGGGCTGCACGAGTCTGCTTGATGAAACAATTTATCACAATTTTGAAGTCCGCAAGGCATACTGATGAGAAAGCACTTTCAATGCTTGCCCTCAGAAGTTTCATGCATGATCAAG AAGGTCTATTCAATCTTACTCTTTATATTAAAGACATATTGAAAACGTTAAGGGAGCTCAAAAAGTCATCTATATTGGCATATGAGATGCTAAAACTTTTATCAGATGGTCATGATTCAAGCATT AAAGATATGTGGGTCTATAAGGAATTGATGCAAGTAGATTGCAGCACAAATGGTGAAGTCGTATCAGTAATATGCTTCAAGAATATGATATTCTCTGGCCACCTCGACGGAATGATAAAG GTCTGGAAAGGTGATGAGAATCTTCTTAGTCTGTTACAAGAAACACATGAACACTCTAAGGCAGTCACCACTTTGGCCATACTGAAGCCCAGTGACAAATTATACAGTGGGGCACTGGACAAAACTATAAGG GCGTGGGCTATTCTTGATGGAAAGATCCACTGCACAGAAttttttgatatgaaagattcaGTGCGTAATCTTAGTGTTACAAATACCTTTGCTTGCTTCACTCCACAAAATTCTGGTCTCAAG GTACTATCTTGGAATGGAGGCTCAAAGACTTTTAATTCCGGTAAGAATGTGAAGTCTTTGGTTCTTGTTCAGGGGAAGCTATACTGTGGTTGCAATGACAGCAGTATTCAG GAAATAGATTTGGCTACTGAAACGTCTGTTACAATTCACCCTGGTAAAAAGAAGTTGTTGGGGAAGGAAACTCCAATTTATGCTGTGCAAGTACGTGATGGGCTGATTTTCTCAGCTGGAATGTTTGTAGATGGTGTAGCAGTTAAG ATATGGAGTACTTCTGATTACAGCCTCGTCGGATCTATACAATCTTCCATAGAGGTAAGGGCGATGGCCATCAGCAAAGAATTGATATATCTGGGCTCCAAAACTGGAACTTTAGAGATTTGGTCCAAAGAGAAGCACACCGCTGTGGGTGCTCTTCAGATAGGCACAAATTGCAGGGTTCAATGCATCGACGTTGATGAGGAAGGAGAAATGCTGGTGATAGGAACATCCGATGGACGGCTTCAG GTCTGGGGCTTGACTTGA
- the LOC122009627 gene encoding putative E3 ubiquitin-protein ligase LIN isoform X2: protein MMAPTPAAVLRHTTAFLDEALSNADLRHRILSSARWTIPSASPASVRALSLLSDALDSSSPTASSAADKILLSVSGRNPLSAVLLALAHALRGRAAAAALALLDLFSLDPSLARHDVAPAVFEALFLPHLLPALRWFADQRSRILSSASLRRGSPKDEEDEERSVESAAAMSLLSQMSGGQAGRLKELERRYEDVIDANCRVYAEYLKGLVQTGGGGRRQPSAPPQLVLTSTDDEEAGSDGTVEQEKVETSEAIGFRDGRYNPIWAEADPSVEFFSRQNSRLQTNNTRVPPAYPQRVSPEFFAGPPFRDYRTAEVKWGPDNGPTYLSEDNLECSSSEIDLDVEERKTNRKVLETNSQQLQRHAQGSAERICNPSMQMTDSSNTFSVSKQIPPKEFVCPITSNLFDDPVTLETGQTYERRAIQEWLDRGNSTCPITRQKLQSTQLPKTNYVLKRLIASWLEENPYSTPSRLEDSPGENFRDSSMSQSPSSPPSAVTQPSNIDVSSTDIRLAISCLCTSEFLDESEKAVLQIETFWRNASLETEITAVLSKPAVINGFVEILFNSVDPNVLKVTIFLLSELASRDKFVIQTLNRVDSDVKCMIALFKKGLIEAIVLIFLLNPLLETLIEMDIANAILMAIAKKDDELIKMCMSPMTASILILWKILQEGNSGLSNIVRSIISDRVLDRILLSLEAEMVEERIAATGIVLKCMGEDGRSRKLIAERVQLAPVLESFAIVNDMERFQIICFLFELTKLSRRLSNEKVLQAIKGGGAFSMMHSLLIYLQTTPMEQSPVVAGLLLQLDLLVEPRKMSIYREEAVDTLITCLKNVDFPSIQLRTAETILALLGRFSSSGRPLARALLLKHAGIRKGYRALMETEQTGQAPEGSEHNLEEEKAAEAWERKMAFALVSHEFGLLFEALSDGLKSRNLELSSSCLVLATWLSYMLSLLPDTGVRGAARVCLMKQFITILKSARHTDEKALSMLALRSFMHDQGLFNLTLYIKDILKTLRELKKSSILAYEMLKLLSDGHDSSIKDMWVYKELMQVDCSTNGEVVSVICFKNMIFSGHLDGMIKVWKGDENLLSLLQETHEHSKAVTTLAILKPSDKLYSGALDKTIRAWAILDGKIHCTEFFDMKDSVRNLSVTNTFACFTPQNSGLKVLSWNGGSKTFNSGKNVKSLVLVQGKLYCGCNDSSIQEIDLATETSVTIHPGKKKLLGKETPIYAVQVRDGLIFSAGMFVDGVAVKIWSTSDYSLVGSIQSSIEVRAMAISKELIYLGSKTGTLEIWSKEKHTAVGALQIGTNCRVQCIDVDEEGEMLVIGTSDGRLQVTTAHSLLAWESTPDCED, encoded by the exons ATGATGGCCCCGACTCCAGCAGCCGTTCTCCGCCACACCACCGCCTTCCTCGACGAAGCCCTTTCCAACGCTGATCTTCGTCACCGCATCCTCTCATCCGCGCGCTGGACCATCCCCTCCGCCTCACCCGCCTCCGTCCGAGCCCTCTCCCTCCTCTCCGACGCTCTCGACTCCTCCTCTCCCACCGCCTCCTCCGCCGCGGACAAGATCCTACTCTCCGTTTCCGGAAGAAACCCACTCTCCGCCGTCCTCCTTGCCCTCGCGCACGCCCTCCGTGGCCGAGCCGCCGCGGCCGCCCTCGCCCTCCTCGATCTCTTCTCCCTCGATCCATCCCTAGCCCGCCACGACGTCGCACCGGCGGTCTTTGAGGCGCTCTTCCTCCCGCACCTCCTTCCGGCGCTCCGCTGGTTCGCGGACCAGCGGTCGCGCATCCTCTCTTCTGCCTCCCTTCGGCGGGGAAGCCCGAAGGATGAAGAGGACGAGGAGCGGTCGGTGGAGTCGGCGGCCGCGATGAGCCTACTGTCGCAGATGAGTGGGGGGCAAGCGGGGAGGTTGAAAGAGTTAGAGAGGCGGTATGAGGACGTTATTGATGCAAATTGCAGGGTTTATGCAGAGTACCTGAAGGGGCTGGTTCAGACGGGTGGCGGAGGACGACGTCAGCCCTCAGCACCACCGCAGTTGGTTTTGACGAGTACTGACGATGAGGAAGCGGGATCTGATGGGACGGTGGAGCAGGAGAAGGTAGAAACGAGCGAAGCTATCGGATTCAGGGACGGACGGTATAAT CCAATTTGGGCAGAAGCAGATCCTTCTGTTGAATTCTTTAGCAGGCAAAATAGCCGACTCCAAACGAACAATACAAGAGTTCCACCTGCATATCCTCAAAGGGTGTCTCCAGAATTCTTTGCCGGGCCACCATTTAGAGATTACAGAACTGCTGAAGTTAAGTGGGGCCCGGATAATGGACCTACTTATTTATCTGAAGACAATTTGGAGTGCTCTTCTTCTGAGATCGATCTTGATGTAGAG GAAAGGAAAACAAACAGAAAAGTGTTAGAAACAAATAGCCAACAGCTTCAGAGGCATGCACAAGGCTCTGCAGAACGGATATG TAACCCGAGTATGCAAATGACTGATTCTAGTAACACCTTTTCCGTGAGTAAACAAATTCCTCCCAAGGAATTTGTCTGCCCAATAACAAGCAATCTGTTTGATGATCCTGTGACACTTGAGACTGGCCAGACCTATGAGCGCAGAGCGATCCAAGAATGGCTTGACCGTGGAAACTCAACATGCCCCATCACACGGCAAAAACTCCAGAGTACTCAATTGCCCAAAACCAACTATGTCCTAAAACGACTTATAGCTAGCTGGCTGGAAGAGAATCCATATTCTACTCCTAGTAGGTTGGAGGATTCTCCTGGTGAGAATTTTAGAGATTCGAGTATGTCACAAAGCCCATCTTCACCACCGAGTGCTGTAACCCAACCTTCAAATATTGACGTCTCTTCTACTGATATTCGTCTTGCAATATCATGCCTCTGCACATCTGAATTTCTTGATGAATCAGAGAAGGCTGTTCTCCAGATTGAAACGTTCTGGAGGAATGCTAGCTTAGAAACTGAGATAACAGCAGTTCTCTCAAAACCGGCAGTTATAAATGGTTTCGTTGAAATCTTGTTCAATTCTGTTGACCCGAATGTACTGAAAGTGACAATTTTTCTGCTATCCGAGCTGGCTTCAAGAGATAAATTTGTTATTCAAACACTTAACAGGGTTGACTCTGATGTGAAATGCATGATTGCACTATTCAAGAAGGGTTTGATAGAGGCAATAGTTTTGATATTTCTGTTAAATCCTCTATTGGAAACCCTTATTGAGATGGATATTGCTAATGCTATTCTAATGGCTATTGCAAAGAAAGATGATGAATTAATCAAGATGTGTATGAGCCCCATGACCGCTTCAATTCTTATCTTATGGAAAATCTTACAAGAAGGTAATAGTGGTTTATCCAACATTGTTCGCTCAATTATATCAGATAGAGTACTTGACAGAATATTGCTGAGCTTGGAAGCCGAGATGGTGGAGGAAAGGATTGCAGCAACTGGGATTGTGCTAAAATGCATGGGAGAGGATGGGCGTTCCAGGAAACTAATTGCTGAGAGAGTACAACTTGCACCAGTTCTGGAAAGCTTTGCCATTGTGAATGATATGGAGCGCTTTCAGATTATTTGCTTTCTTTTCGAGTTAACTAAGCTCAGCAG GAGATTGTCCAACGAGAAGGTTCTTCAAGCTATAAAAGGTGGAGGTGCTTTTAGTATGATGCATTCACTCCTCATCTACCTTCAAACTACGCCAATGGAACAATCCCCTGTTGTTGCTGGTCTTCTTCTCCAGCTAGATCTTCTG GTGGAGCCAAGAAAGATGAGTATATACCGTGAAGAAGCTGTAGACACACTTATCACGTGCCTCAAAAATGTGGATTTTCCTAGCATTCAACTGAGAACTGCTGAGACAATCTTAGCTCTCTTAGGAAGATTTTCATCCTCTGGAAGGCCTCTTGCTCGAGCTCTTCTTTTAAAGCATGCTGGAATAAGAAAAGGCTACCGAGCACTAATGGAAACTGAGCAGACTGGCCAAGCTCCTGAAGGATCTGAGCACAATCTG GAAGAGGAAAAGGCTGCTGAAGCTTGGGAAAGGAAAATGGCCTTTGCTTTAGTGAGTCATGAATTTGGGCTTCTCTTTGAAGCTTTATCTGATGGTTTGAAGAGCAGAAATCTTGAGCTGTCCTCTTCTTGTCTTGTCTTGGCAACCTGGCTTAGTTATATGCTCTCCCTACTCCCTGATACTGGGGTAAGAGGGGCTGCACGAGTCTGCTTGATGAAACAATTTATCACAATTTTGAAGTCCGCAAGGCATACTGATGAGAAAGCACTTTCAATGCTTGCCCTCAGAAGTTTCATGCATGATCAAG GTCTATTCAATCTTACTCTTTATATTAAAGACATATTGAAAACGTTAAGGGAGCTCAAAAAGTCATCTATATTGGCATATGAGATGCTAAAACTTTTATCAGATGGTCATGATTCAAGCATT AAAGATATGTGGGTCTATAAGGAATTGATGCAAGTAGATTGCAGCACAAATGGTGAAGTCGTATCAGTAATATGCTTCAAGAATATGATATTCTCTGGCCACCTCGACGGAATGATAAAG GTCTGGAAAGGTGATGAGAATCTTCTTAGTCTGTTACAAGAAACACATGAACACTCTAAGGCAGTCACCACTTTGGCCATACTGAAGCCCAGTGACAAATTATACAGTGGGGCACTGGACAAAACTATAAGG GCGTGGGCTATTCTTGATGGAAAGATCCACTGCACAGAAttttttgatatgaaagattcaGTGCGTAATCTTAGTGTTACAAATACCTTTGCTTGCTTCACTCCACAAAATTCTGGTCTCAAG GTACTATCTTGGAATGGAGGCTCAAAGACTTTTAATTCCGGTAAGAATGTGAAGTCTTTGGTTCTTGTTCAGGGGAAGCTATACTGTGGTTGCAATGACAGCAGTATTCAG GAAATAGATTTGGCTACTGAAACGTCTGTTACAATTCACCCTGGTAAAAAGAAGTTGTTGGGGAAGGAAACTCCAATTTATGCTGTGCAAGTACGTGATGGGCTGATTTTCTCAGCTGGAATGTTTGTAGATGGTGTAGCAGTTAAG ATATGGAGTACTTCTGATTACAGCCTCGTCGGATCTATACAATCTTCCATAGAGGTAAGGGCGATGGCCATCAGCAAAGAATTGATATATCTGGGCTCCAAAACTGGAACTTTAGAGATTTGGTCCAAAGAGAAGCACACCGCTGTGGGTGCTCTTCAGATAGGCACAAATTGCAGGGTTCAATGCATCGACGTTGATGAGGAAGGAGAAATGCTGGTGATAGGAACATCCGATGGACGGCTTCAGGTAACTACTGCTCATTCTCTTCTAGCATGGGAATCAACACCAGACTGTGAGGACTGA